CTGACCACGGGCACAGCACCGCAGGCCATGGCCTCGGTGAGCGAGCCTGGCATGCCCTCGGACGAAGTGACCGAGACGAAAATATCGGCCAGATGATAGTATTCGGCAATGCGCTGATTGGGCACGGCTCCGACCAGCAGCACTTCATTGGTAACTCCCAATTCCTGGATCAGCCGTTTCAGCGCCTGCTCCTGCTCCACGGTGCCACGATAGAGGAAGACAAATTTCACTGCTGGAAATTCTCTTTTGACCAAAGGGATGGATCTCACGATGATGTCCAGGTTGTACACTTTACCCAGCATGCGGGTGCTGAGTACCACCTTTTCATCTGTCAGTCCTAACTGGCGGCGCAGGGAGTCATTGCCTCGACGGAAGGGAAATCGGTCCAGCTCCAATCCGCCCTGGATAACCTGCACTTTGGTCTGGTCGATGCCGAAGGCGATAATCTTCTGGTTGAGATCATCGGAATTGGCGGTGATGAGATCGGCTCGGCGCAGGGCTTGGCGGGTGAGATAGCGATACATTGTCGAGCGATTTGGATCGACGTTGATATCCGAGCCCCAGGCGGTAAGCACCAGGGGATGAAAATTGGCCATAGCGCCGATCCAGCCGCAGGCGGAAATGTAATGGGCGTGCAGAATATCAAAATGAGAGCGATGCAGCAACGATCTGGTACGGAGGATGTTCTCGACGATCAGATATTTGGAATAGAACCCTC
This sequence is a window from candidate division KSB1 bacterium. Protein-coding genes within it:
- a CDS encoding glycosyltransferase family 4 protein, with the translated sequence MTPLKLLFLGDPAAIHVQRWLRYFVQAGHEVHFVPYPDTFAAVPAGTFDGVQIHGGKNSWPRKRLRSWRGFYSKYLIVENILRTRSLLHRSHFDILHAHYISACGWIGAMANFHPLVLTAWGSDINVDPNRSTMYRYLTRQALRRADLITANSDDLNQKIIAFGIDQTKVQVIQGGLELDRFPFRRGNDSLRRQLGLTDEKVVLSTRMLGKVYNLDIIVRSIPLVKREFPAVKFVFLYRGTVEQEQALKRLIQELGVTNEVLLVGAVPNQRIAEYYHLADIFVSVTSSEGMPGSLTEAMACGAVPVVSDLPVFRDWIVPEENGMIVPVRDEVATAQAIVHLLKNPALCQEIAQRNRQLVTERADHRIWMKRIEELYLGLAKRS